The segment GCGGTGAACGGCGGCGCGCCGGCCAGCATCTCGTACAGCACGCAGCCCACCGCGTACAGGTCGGCGCGGCCGTCGACCGGGGCGGCGGTGGCCTGCTCCGGGGAGAGGTAGGCGGCGGTGCCCAGCACGGTGGCGGTCTGGGTGAGCTGCTGGCCGGAGGAGGAACCCGCCCGGGCGATGCCGAAGTCGACGACCTTCACCCCGCCGTCCTGGGTGATCATCACGTTGCCGGGCTTGATGTCCCGGTGCACCAGCCCCTGGGCGTGCGCGGCGGCCAGCGCGTCCAGCACGGCGGCGGCGATGCCGACGGCGCGCTCCACCGGCAGCGCGCCCTGCTCGGCGAGCACCAGGCCCAGGGTCGCGCCGTGCACCAGCTCCATCACCAGGTACGGGGAGCCCTGGTCGACGCCGGAGTCGAAGACCGTGACGATCCGCGGGTGCGACAGCAGCGCCGCCGACCGGGCCTCGCGGGCGAACCGCTCGGCGAACCGGGGGTCGTCGGCCAGGCCGCCGTTCAGCACCTTGACCGCCACCGGGCGGCCCAGTTGGTGGTCCAGGCCGCGGTAGACGGTGGCCATGCCGCCGACCCCGAGGATCTCCCCGAGTTCGTAGCGCCCGTTCAGCGCGCGTCCGATCATCGGATACTCCTCTCAACCCCGGGCGGGCACCCGTGAACCATAGCGGGCCCGCCCGTGGGGAGTTCAGGGGCGCTGGACGAGCAGGGCGGCGGTCAGCGCGGCCAGTGCGGCGGCCAGCAGGGCGCGCAGGGCGCGGGGCGGGGCGTCGTCCAGGGCGCGGCGGGCGGCGCGGTCGGCGGCGGGCGAGGTGCGGGGGAAGGTCATCGCGGGCTCGCCTGGCGGTGCGTGCGGTCGGTCACCGGGGCTCCAGGGGTGGTGGGGCGGGCTGGGCCCCGGACGGACGGTGGACCCGGGGGAGTTCAGCCGTCCGTCCGGAGCGGGTTCCCCGACCGGCCGCGGACCCGGGGGAGTCTTCTGCCGGTCGGAGCTGTTCCCGGACGGGCGGGGGCCCGGGGGAGCCCGCCGCCCGTCCGGAGTCCGGTCCGGGCGGGCGGCGGGTACAGGGGCCCGCCGGCCGCCCGGAGGCGGTGCCCGGTCGGACGCGGGGCCCGGGGGAGCCCGTCGTCCGACCGGAGTTCGGTGTCAGTCCTGGCCGTTCCCCCCGCCGGAGGACCGCTGCTGCTGTTCGGCGCGCCCGCTCTTGCCGGCCGAGGCCGACGGCACGGGCACCGAGGGGAACACGGGGGACGGCGACGGCGAGGCCGACTGGCCCGGGGCGGACGAGGACCTGCCGCGCCCCTCCCCGCCGGCCGGCTCCCCGCCGCGGGCGGCGAGCAGCGCGCAGAAGCCCGTCACCTTCTCCGGGGCGCCGGCCTGCCGGAGCAGTTCGGCGAGCGCCGGGTCGACGGCCGCGTCCTTCGGCTTGCTGCCGGCCGCGACCCGCCCGGCGAAGCCCTCGCACAGCCGCACCAGGTCCGGCGTGCCGGCCGGGTCGGTGGCGGGGGCGCCGGACGACCTCGCCGGCGTGCCGCTCGGGCGGCCGGTGGACGGCGCCGCGGTCGCGGACGGCCGGCCGGTGCGGTCGGCCGAAGGACTCGCGGACGGGGTGGCGGACGCCGGATCGGACGGGACGGGCGCGGCGCTGACGGCCACCGGGGCCGGGGCGGGACCGCCCAGCACCTCCGGCAGCCGGCCGGTGCCGGCCGCGACCGCGACGCCGCCCACGGCGGTGACCCCCAGGGCGACGGCGACGGCCTTCGCACTGAGGGCACGCGCGAGCGCGGTGTCCGTCATCCTTCGTCTCCGCTGCTGCCTGGGGACCGGGTGGCGACGAGCCTCCCGGAACGCGGCCAGCGCCCCCTCCTCGCCGGGCGGCGGGCCGTCGCCGGCCGCCTCGCTCGTCGCAGCGGCGGCGAGCAGGGCGGCGAGCTCCGGCCGCCCTGGCGCGAACCGCCGCCCGGTGGAGGGATCCTGACCGGCCTCCGGGTCGACCGTGACACCGCCGAGCAGTCGCTCGGCGGTGGCGCGATCGATCCGGCGGGATCGGTTGGTGCTCATCTCATGTCCTTAAGCGTCGGCACCTGCGCCGGTGTCACACCCTGCGCCGAGATTTTTTCCCCCGCCTTCCACCGGGGCACCCCGGCGGCCGCTCCCCCGCTCTGCTCCAGCACCTTGGCCAGCCGCTTCAGCCCCCGGTGGGCGGCCATCCGGACGCTGCCGGAGCGCTTGCCGAGCACCCGCGCCGCGCTCTCCGCGTCCAGCCCGAGCACCACCCGCAGCAGCACCGCCTCGGCCTGGTCCGGCGGCAGCCCGGCGATCAGCGCGAGCGCGTCGGAGGTCGCCACGGTGGCCATCGCCTGGCCCGCGGTGTCCTCGGCGGCGGCCAGTTCGGCCAGGTACTCCTCCGGCAGGTCCGCGACCGGGCGGCGGCGCACCCGGCGCAGGTGGTCCATCGCCCGGTTGCGGGCGACCTTCGCGGCCCAGCCGCGGAACGCGTCCGCGTCGCCGCGGAAGCCCGGCAGGTCGCGGGCGATCTGCAGCCACGCCTCGGAGGCGATGTCCTCGGCGTCCTCGGCGCGCCCGCCGACCAGCACCCGCAGGTAGCGCAGCAGTCCCGGCTGGACGGCCCGGAACAGGACCCGGAACGCCTCCTCGTCGCCGTCCTGGGCCGCGCGGACGGCCGCGGCGAGGTCCGCCCGCCGGGCGGGCGGACGATCCGGTGCGTACGGACGGCCGAACCGGTCCCCGCCGTCCGCCCCCTGGTGTTCAGCTCTGTGCACCCGGCCCATCATGCGCCATCCGGAGGAACGCTCCCACCGCCGGGGCGGTGCCCGGACGGTGACGGACCGGTGGCGAACCGGTGTCCGCCCCGTGCGGACCGAGACTCCGTCACCCCGTCCGCCGGGCCGGCCGCCGAACCGTCCGCCGACCGGGTCGCAGGGCCCTGGGCGGGCCGACCTTCGTCCCGCCGGCCGCTGTCCTTCGCCCGCGGTCCGGCCGCACCCCCTCGTCCTACCGTGCAGATAAGGGGCATTTCGCCCCACTTCCCCCATCGGACCAGGAGGCCGGATCCGGCATGCGCACCGCCCAGGAGCTGTACACCACGGGGATCCGGGACCACTTCGCGCCCGCGCTGCGCGGACTCGGCTTCCAGGGCTGGCGGCACTCCTTCTCGCTACCGGACCACGAACGCTGGGCGGTGCTCGGCGTGCGCGCGGTGCCCGGCGACGGGCGGGTCCGGTACACGGTGAACCTCTCCGTCACCGACAAGGCCGCCTGGGACCGGCGCAGCATCCGCCCCGACGCCAACTCCCCCACCGGGCTGGAGCGCTGGCACGCGCCGATCGGCGAGCTGCTGCCGGTCGGCGGCGAGGTCTGGTGGGAGGTGGCGCCCGGCCCGCGCTGGCTGATCGCGGTCGAGGACTCGGTGGCCGCCGTGCGCGGCTACGCGCTGCCCGAACTGCGCCGTCGGCTGCGCGCCGAGGACCGCGAGCACTACCTCGGCCAGGCCGAGCTGGACGGCGTCAACGGCGCCCTCGCGGCAGCCGCCGTCGCCCGCATCCAGCGCGCCGAACTCCTCGACGGGACACTGGAGTTGCACGGCGCCTGGAGCCGACACGACCCGGCCGCGCACGCCGTCCTGGCGGGCGCCGCGCGCGGCTTCCTGTCCGCCCGGGACGCCCGCTTCGGCGCCGTCCGGGTGCTCGACACGCTCGGGCGGGCACTCTGGGAGTTCACCGGGGAAGCCCCCCGGGAGGACGGTCGGGACGACGAACCCGAAGGAACCGCCGGGAACCAACCGGAAGCGGACTGAGTCCCTGTCAGTGGCGGTGCGCAGCGGCACCGGTGTGACACACGGGGCGAACACGGCACGGGGGGCTGGCAGATGGCGGGGGACGGCGTGACGGGGACGGCGGCGATACCGCACGAGACGCGGCAGCTCGACTGGGACGGCTGCCTGAACGTCCGCGACCTCGGCCTGCTGCCCACCGTCGACGGGCGCACCACCCGCACCGGCGCGGTGGTCCGCGCCGACAACCTGGACCGGCTCACCGCCGAGGGCCAGAACACGCTGCTCGCGTACGGCGTGCGCACCGTCGTCGACCTGCGCGACCCGGCCGAGTACCGGCCGCTGCTGCCCTTCCCGGACGGTCTCGACCTGGTGCGGGTCCCGCTCGACGCGCTGGCCGGACCCGACTGGTGGGCCCGGTTCGGCGCGCTGGACGGCACCCCGCTGTCCTTCCGCCCCTACCTCGACCACTGCCGGCAGGCCGTCGCCGAACTGGTCGCCGCCGTCGCCTGGGCCCGCCCCGGCACCGTCGTGGTGCACTGCGGCGCCGGCCGCGACCGCACCGGCCTGGCCGCCCTCGTCCTGCTCGCGCTCGCCGGGGCCACCCCCGCCGCGATCGCCGAGGACTACCTGCTGTCGGCCGCCAACCTGCGCCCGCTGTGGACGATCCTGGACCGCCCCGAGGAGGAGGCCGGCATCGCCCGGGTGCTCGCCGACGCCGGCACCACCCCCGCGCGGGCCGTGCACGACGTCCTCGCCGAGTTCGACGCCGAGGACTGGCTGCCCGCCGCGGACGTCGCCGCCGTCCGGGCCCGGCTGCTCGGATAACCGCTCGCGGCGCGGCCGGACCGCCGCCGATACTGCCCGGCATGACGAACTTCTCCCCGTTCGACACCCGCGGCTACCCCACCGTCGACGTCCGCACCGGCTACGCCGGATGGGTCGACAGCTACGAGGACACCGTCCAGGACGCGATGGACACCGACGTGCTGGCCCGGCTCGCCGTCCCGCGCTGGGCCGACGCCGCCACCGCCGCCGACCTCGGCTGCGGCACCGGCCGCACCGGCGCCTGGCTGCGCGCCCGCGGCGTCGGCGCGGTCGACGGCGTCGACCTCACACCCGAGATGCTCGCCCGCGCCCGGACCCGCGGCGCCCACCGCACCCTGGTCGAGGGCGACCTCGCCGCCACCGGCCTGCCCGGCGGCGGCTACGACCTCGCCGCCTGCTCGCTCGTCGACGAGCACCTCGCCGACCTCGCCCCGCTCTACCGCGAGGCGCACCGCCTGGTCCGCCCCGGCGGCCTGTTCGTGCTGGTCGGCCTGCACCCCGCCTTCATCATGGCGGCCGGCATGCCCACCCACTACGACGGCCCGACCGGCCCGATCGCCATCACCACCCACATCCACCTGGTCAGCGACCACCTCACCGCCGGCCTCGCGGCGGGCTGGCAACTCGCCGAGATGCGCGAGGAGGTGGTCGGCGACCAGTGGACCGCGCTCAAGCCCAAGTGGGAACGCCACCGCGGCCACCCGGTCTCGGCGGCGTACGTCTGGCGCAAGCCCTGACGGGCGACGGGCCCGGCGGGATCACGGCACCGGCGCAGCCAGGCGCGCGCAGCGGACGGCGGCAGGCGCAAGCCCTGACGGGCAGCGGGCGCAGCCGAGCACGCGCAGCAGGCGCGGGCCCTGGTCGGCGGCTGACGGCGGCGGGCAAGCCCTGGCCGACGACGGGCGCGAGCCCTGGGCGGCGACGGGCCCGGCGGGAGCACGGCGCAAGCGCACGTGGCCGGGGGCGTGGCGGGCCTCCTCGTGTTCCGCTTCCGCGCGCTCCCGACCGCGCGCCGTTAGAAGCCCGAGTTCGGTGCGGTCACCAGTCGGGTGCGGCCGTCCGCCCGGGCGGCGAGGCCGGCTTCGAGGCGGAGGGCGCGGGCCGGGCCGAGCAGGGCGAGGGCTTCGGGGACGGTGGCCCAGCGGTGGGCGTCGAGCTCGCCGGGCGGCAGGGTGATGGGGGTGTCGGCCGGGAAGACGCCGAGGTCGAAGAGGAAGTGGCAGGCGGGGTGGTCGAGTTCGGGGCCGGCGTTGGTCCAGGCGACGGCCAGTAGTTCGCCGGCCTCGCGGCGCAGCCCGGTCTCCTCGTGGAGTTCGCGGGTCGCGCACTGCCGGGGGTTCTCGCCGAGGTCGACGGTGCCGCCGACGAACTGCCAGGCGTCGCGGTACCCGGCCTTGACGATGAGGACCCGGCCGTCGGGGGCGGTGATCAGGCAGCCCGCGGCGGCGTACACCCGGTGCAGGGAGGCGAGCCACTCCTCGCGGGAGGCGAACTCGGGGGCGTCGGACATGGCAC is part of the Kitasatospora setae KM-6054 genome and harbors:
- a CDS encoding RNA polymerase sigma factor, with translation MGRVHRAEHQGADGGDRFGRPYAPDRPPARRADLAAAVRAAQDGDEEAFRVLFRAVQPGLLRYLRVLVGGRAEDAEDIASEAWLQIARDLPGFRGDADAFRGWAAKVARNRAMDHLRRVRRRPVADLPEEYLAELAAAEDTAGQAMATVATSDALALIAGLPPDQAEAVLLRVVLGLDAESAARVLGKRSGSVRMAAHRGLKRLAKVLEQSGGAAAGVPRWKAGEKISAQGVTPAQVPTLKDMR
- a CDS encoding tyrosine-protein phosphatase, with the protein product MAGDGVTGTAAIPHETRQLDWDGCLNVRDLGLLPTVDGRTTRTGAVVRADNLDRLTAEGQNTLLAYGVRTVVDLRDPAEYRPLLPFPDGLDLVRVPLDALAGPDWWARFGALDGTPLSFRPYLDHCRQAVAELVAAVAWARPGTVVVHCGAGRDRTGLAALVLLALAGATPAAIAEDYLLSAANLRPLWTILDRPEEEAGIARVLADAGTTPARAVHDVLAEFDAEDWLPAADVAAVRARLLG
- a CDS encoding class I SAM-dependent DNA methyltransferase: MTNFSPFDTRGYPTVDVRTGYAGWVDSYEDTVQDAMDTDVLARLAVPRWADAATAADLGCGTGRTGAWLRARGVGAVDGVDLTPEMLARARTRGAHRTLVEGDLAATGLPGGGYDLAACSLVDEHLADLAPLYREAHRLVRPGGLFVLVGLHPAFIMAAGMPTHYDGPTGPIAITTHIHLVSDHLTAGLAAGWQLAEMREEVVGDQWTALKPKWERHRGHPVSAAYVWRKP
- a CDS encoding NUDIX domain-containing protein translates to MSDAPEFASREEWLASLHRVYAAAGCLITAPDGRVLIVKAGYRDAWQFVGGTVDLGENPRQCATRELHEETGLRREAGELLAVAWTNAGPELDHPACHFLFDLGVFPADTPITLPPGELDAHRWATVPEALALLGPARALRLEAGLAARADGRTRLVTAPNSGF